The nucleotide sequence ccctcatccgggagagttatgttgtggagaagccccaaagaagcgtcccacccagactgctgatgcccagagtgaagcatgagggggatcagtgatggtttgggctgcaatatcatggcattcactaggtccaatacttgtgctagatggacgctgggtcactgccaaggactacccaaccattctggaagaccatgtgacccaatgggtcaaacattgcATCTATTCAATATATAAGTCATAGAAACAGGAGATcaggagtgtgtgttgtgttaaaagagtttattttttattattaagcgcTGTACATGGCAGAAGCATCAGTGTttctgctggtgtgtgtgtgttcagtgtggaagctcatgatggaccaGTTTATAGTGTGATCCGCAGGATGGACAGCGCTGAGAGTTTCCCTCATGAAGCCAGAACCAGACGATAGCTGTGTTATCCTcctcacctacacacacacacacacacacacacacagaagcacacGGTTACTCATAACGTCTTCCTTTCAGGGGAATtgaagtaaatgtgtgtgtatttgtacatatctttgtgtgtgtgtgtcagtgcttGCGTTCGTATCTGTTTGTATGAATGTGGGTTTGTCcatctgtgtgtttgtatgtttatgtatgtatgcatatgtacatacatagacaaacacacatatatatttttgtgtttatgtgtgcgtaTGTCTATGTGTGTTCGCatacatgtctgtgtgtttgtattatatatttgtgtgtgtatgtatgtgtgtgcatatatatatatatagtgtttgtgtgcgtacatgcatgtgtgtgtgggcaATGTCTGCATGCACGCatctgagtgtgtgtatatgtgtgtgtgtgtgtttatgtctctCACAGAGGCAGCCGACCAGTCGTTTGTTATTGATGCTGGGCACAATATGCGGGTCTTCTCTGGTGCCGGTGTACTGCTTGGGCCTTAATATGCTGTAGGGATCCTGCATGACAGATTCagaatgaacaaacacacacacaaacgcactaaGCCGACATTCTGCTGGAATATAAACGTCACTGACCTGGCCCTTCTTCATGGCCTGCAGGACGCGTCTCTCCAGCCCAGCGGCCTGCTCATCATCTGTGGGAATACCTGAGAACAAGACACCGCTCATGCTTTGAGGTGGAAGACATGCGTTTCATCAAACTATTTTCATCTTCATTTGGGAATATATCATAAATATAgcttaataaaaatgctaaaatgcaCATCAATTTGGAAAATGTGCATATTAAGCTGATTAAGACCAAGTTGTTTTGGTCTTGAGGATGCAGTTCCAGTATTTCTCCACCAGCAGTCGCTAAACTGCGGTGTCTCTTGAGCGTGCGCGCGCCTGCTGATCGCCATGATCCACAATAACTGGCACACGAACATGATTTTGGTGCCAAGAAAGGCCAGAGCGGCCCTTTACAGCATAAAGAGCCCATGACCTTGATTAAAATAACCCTTTATGGATCAGAAGAGACCGATATTATACTTCTTACAGCTTCAAATCACGTTCAGCGCATTTGAAAGTACTTACTAAAGAAGTTATTCAGATATTAATGAGAATTCAtatgtttgtgtttattattagAGCACTCACATGTGCTTAATTTAAAAGCAGAAGTATTTGCTTTGTTATTATAcgtgaataataaataattccaATAACCGCTAGTGTGTCGCGCGCATATTTAAATATCTCAATAATAATCAATTCTTCAATCGCCATTACCTTTACCAGCCATCGCCCGTTGAGGGGTCTTCATAAAAACACTCTGTCTGCCCATGAGGGTCACCCGACAGGCTCTCAGCAGGATTCTACTTGCCATTTTGTGACAGTTTTAGAAAGTTTCAGTCGTCCTCGAGCGCGCTCCAGCTGACACTCACTGCTGTATGTGACGCGGTGTCAGGGAAAGTGAAGAAAATGATTGACGTGAGGATCGGCCAATCACAGAGGAGAACCGCTGGACTTTGACCAATGAATGAAGAGGGAGTTGAGGAAGAGCGGGACAGGTGTTATTCGAGAGGACAGTCAAATATAAGTGAAATTAAAGTGTTGCGAGTTCAAATAGATAGAATACaatacaaagagagagagagaattataaaaatgttattcgAGAGGACagtaaaatataagtaaatgtaaataaatctgtttcgACAGAATACAATACAAAAAGAGAGAGAATCCGAATTAAATCTTAATTAAAACGATTATTTATGTTAATACATTAGCAGAATCGAAAtattataacattaaaaacatattaagtctaattgatatttaaaaatacatcgTTTTTTGTATCAAATATATACTgctgtttttattcattgtttgaattggtttttatttttctgtgcacATTGTCGtgtttaattcttttaataaatacaaaagtttaagatatttatattttattttaagttaatgtTTGATTTATTTCAAGTAACGAAAGTTTTTATAACCCTGTTGGACATATACTAAAGTTGAATATTAATTCAAGGGTCATTaacactataaagtgcctttgagacatcagaattaaaaaaaaaagtttgagattttttatataaacacatagttgttgtattaattaGACTTTAGGCTGTAAGAAACGAATATTGATCGAGCTCCTGCAAgcagaaaaacagtaaacaaacctcAAACTGTGTCAATCCTGTCATAGACAAATTCAAAGTAGCATAAGTATATTCtcattgcagtgtgattataaaatgtatattttcagaaaggtaATGTGTCCCTTTACCAACCCAATTTTATAGATTATGgaaaaagtctatttataataatcaaaatatgttGGTGCAATAGTGGTTAGTGCGGTGACATGGTGCAGGGCGTCCTGAGTTAGAATCCCATTCGTGGACCTTTTCCGATCCTACCcacctctctctccctcttcacGTCCTATCAACctactgtcctgtccaataaaggcaaaaaaataatcaaaatatgcacaaaacatttgtttccaaataaaatatgcaatcgttacacattattttcaaaataaaacccaaaatctaaaatattttgtctaAATTTCAAACATTATTAACTGGCTGTTATTGGTTAATTAAGAAATCACACAAGACATTATGATGAtcttataaataatttgtttattttcataaaagtagAACATGACGGTGGAAAAcaagatgacagggtggacattggCATGACATGGTGGACAAGGGCTTTATTTAGTGAACTAAATATGgaggaacatttaaaaaacaataggtacaacaagaaatatataaatatataaaagggTTGTAAAAGTTTTCAAGAATTCAACTGTCACTATAACtactgcaaaccactgagccaccatgccgcctcttCTGCTATCAATTAGGTTTTATTGATATGCAAAATTAACGGGAAAATAAACAGTTATTGTtcttcaaattaaactaaatttgctaATGAATGTAAATCTTTACATTGTACATATTGGAGGAGATTGAAGGGAATGTTGGAAGCAACTCAAattaaacaccttaataatactgcttttttttgtcagaataaggtaaataaaaaaattcacaagctCAACCTGTGTGTCATTGATTAGCAGCTTTTGGAGAGCAGGTGTTTTTTTTGCCAAAGTTAATCAGCATTTCTTTAGTTTTTGACACATTCAGGTcaagtttcattttattacaccatGAGATAAAATCATGCAGGACTGGACCATATTCCTGGTCTGAGTGAGAAAGCATCATCTGCATATTTAACCAAGTGCCTATTTTCCTGTGTCTGACAATCAtttctatataatataaaaagaacAGGAGAAAGTACACAGCCTTGTGGAGAGCCTATAGAAATATTAATGATGTCTGATAGTGCCCTATTTACTCTCTTTGTTTCCTACATATTAAAAAATTCATAATCCATAAGACTATACTGTGGTTAAAATTAAACTGAGTGATAAGTTTCTCCCCTAAAATAATAGGTTGCAAACCTTTAAACTCTAATAGGTTCTCTAAACCTTTAGAGAATACATTcagttttaataatataaaattataataaaagcaATGCAACAGTCACTACGATAATTTCCTATTGCACAAGAGACTTTAATTTAGCgaataacaataaaatacaatgcaAAAGATGACAAACAACACTAATACTAATACTTTACCTCATACATTTTCGCAAACATGTATCTACCACATACAGAAATCATATCATATGCAcggacaataaataaaaacatcaatacaATGTTGACATTTTTACAAGATCATGGCTTATATAGTTACTTTAAGTATAATTAATTaaacgttatatatatatatatatatattcggtctcaccgtggcgcagtgggtaggacaatcggctcacagcaagaacgtcgctggttcgatcctcggctgggtcagttggcgtttctgtgtggagtttgcatgttctccccgtgttggcatgcgtttcctccgggtcctctggttttccccacagtcaaaacacatgcgctataggggaatttaagAAACtgaattgtccgtggtgtatgggtgtttcccagtgatggattgtagctgaaagggcatccactgcgtaaaacatgtggtggataagttggcggttcattccactgtggcgaccccagattaataaagggactaagccgaaaagagaattaatgaatatatattctCTTAAAACATTACTGTgagaaaaaattaattacaaaatattaaatatattacagttACATGTGATAAAGTAACTATGCGTACTCTAGGAGTGTCTTGTTAAAATGAATTTAGTaggaattattataatattttacttcCAGAATAAGCCATGTTTTACTTACACTTGACAAAACTCCTGATATTTAAGGCATCACATCTGAATATGACATTTCAACATATATTAGcgaacaaataaatgcacaaagtCGATGTTCTGTGATCAACGTTGAACGTTTAACAAGCAATACTTGACTCTGCATTCAGTTACACATGACCAGGccacccaaaaaaatgaacaaCAGAACATATTAAATCATATTTCATAGTTTCTGAACTTCTGCAAAAGGCCAGTAGGAGCTTCACCAGCCCATCGAAACCTCTGGTGCCAATAATCACCtgtcaaaacacaaacattaGGGAATTAAAGTGGAGCTATTATGCAGAGatcactttaataaggggtttaaacacagttgtgtgtcagcagtgtgtgaatatatccagcttctaatagtctgctgaaacactttgattgacatgttCCCTTtgaacgtgtcatcagagggggaaagccccgcccactagtgactatTTCTCCCTCATtcgcataaacagccctgagtgagaagcagccgtctgtcattagttttgaatctgccgttatgctgacacacaggcatttttagctccaccctcttttgaaagaaagcagtctcatttgaatttaaagcgacagtcaccaaagcaccacaattagcatcaaagcctaaaagggtcagtttcagagagttataaacattattaatttcagctgaaacttcacacacacacacaacattagacatttattttacaaGGGGCAGAATAGGTGAACATTAAGAAATGAAACAAATCAATAACATCTCAGATTAAACACAAGTCTCCTACTTGACGACAGTGATGCTTCAGATGGTTTCTCCTGCACCGTGTTTTCATTCTCTGATGGATTTAAATCTTCTGCAGCTTCAAGCATCGGCTCCTTCTTGGCCTTCACAGCCCAGTGCATTGACTGAAAGAACATTATTTGTCAATGCAATTTTTTTGATCCATGACAGGATGCAATGCTATCTTTcttgcatttgtttattattacacggctctctggaatacttgattctgattggtcaatcgtgGCACTTTATAGTCACTCACTTACTGTTTTCACAGAGTCGCTGAGTGCTCGCCATTCACTGAAAGGGATTTTAATTTGACTTCTGAGCCACAGATCATAACTCTTTCTCTTCTTCTCATCTGTGAGAACTTCTTTGGCTTCCTGTAGCTTCTGGAACTGCTCCACTGCAAGATTAAAATCATCAAACAAGAGTTCATCATATTCACAATCATCTGATGACATTTTTAAAGATTCCATTTACTTACAATTTATTTGATGTGGTCAcccaaattaaatgttttatctcATAactatacgtgtatatatatatatatatatatatatatatatatatatatatatatatatatatatataatatatatatatatatatatatatatatatacacacacacaaacacacacagttgaagtcagaattattcgccccccctttgatttttttttttattcttttttaaatattgcccaaatgatgtttaatagagcaaggaaattttcacagtatgtctgataatattttttcttctggagaaggtcgtatttgttttatttcggctagaataaaagcagtttaaaaatttttaaaaaccattttaaggtcaatattattagcccctttaagttatatatttttttcgattagtctacagaacaaaccatcattatacaaatacttgcctaattaccctaacctgcctagttaacctaattaacctagttaaacctttaaatgtcactttaagctgtatagaagtgtcttgaagaatatctagtctaatattatttactgacatcatgacaaagaaaataaatcagttattagagatgagttattaaaactattatgattagaaatgtgttgaacaaaaatcttctctccgttaaacagaaattggggaaagaaataaacaggggggaggctaataattctgacttcaactgtatatttacacacaccggccactttattaggtacaccttactagcaccgggttggacccccttttgccttcagcactgccttaatccttcgtggcgtagattcaacaaggtactggaaatattcctcacagattttgctccatattgacatgatagcatcacagctTTTGTCAGCTGCaaatccatgatgccaatctcccgttccaccacatgccaaaggtgctctattggattgagaactggtgactgtggaggccatttgagtacagtgaactcattgtcatgttcaagaaaccagtctgagatgattggagctttatgacatggtgcgttatcctgctggaagtagccatcagaagatggagacactgtgctcataaagggatggacatggtcagcaacaatactcaggtaggctgtgacgttgacacgatgttcaattggtactaatggacccaaagtgtgccaagaaactaTCCgccaaaccattacaccaccaccaccagcctgaaccgttgatacaaggcaggatggatccatgctttcatgttgttgatgccaaattctgacccgaccatccgaatgtggcagcagaatgccaccatgccacatttaaagtcacttaaatcccctttcttctccattctgatgctcactttgaactgcagcagatcgtcttgaccatgtctacatgcattgtgttgctgccatgtgaatggctgattagaaagagcaattggacaggtgtacctagtaaagtggccggtgagtgtatatagttatacagtacatattcaaaatagattttttatatatatattttttcaaatatttccaaaatgatgttgaacagattcaggaatttttcacagtatttctgataatattttgttcttctggagaaagtcttattcgttttatttcagctagaataaaagcagtttttgatttttttaaagccattttaaggtcaatattattagcccccttaagcaatattagtattggattgtttacagaacaaactgttatacaatgacttgcctaattaccctaactttaccctaattaacctagttaagcctttaaatgtcactttaagctgtatagaagtgtcttgaagaatatctagtctattatctaatattatgtgctgtcatcatggcaaagagaaaataaatcagttatttaaactattatgttctttccgttaaaaagaaattggggggaaaatatataaaaattctaatttagagagataatttagcttgttttgtagtaaaattacttaattttgatttatttctgacaacagaactgtattttttttaaatgtctagtaaacgcacttcttgatttaagaatttttagaaatTTGGACTAAGAAAAGTAcgaaaataattgtttgcagagCAGAAAACGAGTACAGTAATATAATACAAACACAACATgtggaaaaataaagaaaagaaaaaaaaaacaagccaatcacatttttaaattcaAGTGTAAATAGTAGCAAATTAAGAATATATAAGAGAATAGATGAGCAAATAGTAACAAATTATAGCGAAAATAGATGTAAAGCTTTAAAATAATGTACTTTTTTCATGTAATTAAAATCAGTCTATGCCTCAAATGCACAAGGACCATACAAACACTTtctgtttcaatttatttttgtctgacaaaaaaaaaacatttatacaagACACACTGgcttaaaaataatcattttaataaggtTTGATAAGGTTTG is from Danio aesculapii chromosome 13, fDanAes4.1, whole genome shotgun sequence and encodes:
- the LOC130239569 gene encoding cytochrome c oxidase subunit 5B, mitochondrial, which translates into the protein MASRILLRACRVTLMGRQSVFMKTPQRAMAGKGIPTDDEQAAGLERRVLQAMKKGQDPYSILRPKQYTGTREDPHIVPSINNKRLVGCLCEEDNTAIVWFWLHEGNSQRCPSCGSHYKLVHHELPH
- the dnajc12 gene encoding dnaJ homolog subfamily C member 12; amino-acid sequence: MEAILNCRKEDLEDYYGLLGCDELSTTEQIVNEFKVKALACHPDKHPENPKAVEQFQKLQEAKEVLTDEKKRKSYDLWLRSQIKIPFSEWRALSDSVKTSMHWAVKAKKEPMLEAAEDLNPSENENTVQEKPSEASLSSSDYWHQRFRWAGEAPTGLLQKFRNYEI